One Mycolicibacterium rufum genomic window, CGTGACGACAGTGTCCGGCTCTAGGATCAGGCGATGAACCCCACCACCCACTGGTCGCCGTCGATGGGGCTCGAGGTGCCGATCGTCAACGCGCCGATGGGCGGGGTGGCCGGTGGTGCGCTCGCCGCCGCGGTGTCCCGTGCGGGTGGTCTGGGCATGATCGGAATGGGCAGCGCCGCAACCACATCGACGCTGCGCGAACAACTCGGGCTCCTCGACGGTCTCGACCGACCGTTCGGTATCGGACTGATCGGCTGGCGGGTCCGTGACGAGCCGGCGCTGCTGACCACGGCACTGGAGGCGGGGCCCGCGCTGCTGTCGGTCAGCTTCGGCGACGACGACTCCTGGATCGCCCGCGCGCACGCCGCGGGCTGTACCACGGCGGTCCAGGTCGCCGATCTCGATGCGGCGTCGCGCGCCGCCGACGCCGGCATCGACGTACTGGTCGCCCGCGGCGCCGAAGGCGGCGGGCACGGGAAACCGAAGGTCGCGACGCTGGCCCTGCTCGCCGAGATCCTCGACCGTGTTGGGGTTCCCGCGCTGGCTGCGGGGGGCATCGCCTCGGCCCGCGCACTGGCCGCCGTGCTTGCCGCCGGAGCAGCAGGCGCGTGGATCGGCACCGCGTTCGCGGCCTGCCGGGAGTCGCTGCTGCCCGACGCCGCGCGGCGGGCGATGATCGACGCGCAGGCGACCGACACCGTCGTCACGCGCGCCTTCGACGTCGCGTTCGGCTACCCGTGGCCGGCAGACACGCCGGAACGGTTGCTGCGCAACGCTTTCACCGACGAATGGGACGGCCGTGAGCACGCGATCGACGGCGCCGCGCGCGAGGCGCTGCGCACCGCGATCACCCGGCACGATTACCGGATGGCCCCCGTCAACGCCGGCCAGGGTGTCAGCGAGGTGACCGCCGTCGAACCGGCCGCGGCCGTCATCGACCGGCTGTGCGGGCGTCAGCCCTCCGGCGGGTAGACGATGCGCGTCCCGTCGACGCGCGCGAAAGGGGTCAGCCGCGCGGGCTTGGCGGAACCGCGGGCCATGATGTGCCGCACGTCGACGCCCCGAACCAGCAGCGCGTCGGCCACCAGCGAGCGGTGGCAGCGCCAGTACACCGCCTCGGCGCACATGATCGCCGTCACGCTCTCGGTGGTCAGCCCGATCAACTCCTCGAGCGCATCCTCGAACGCCGGGCTGCCCATGTAGTCCGCATAGCCGCGGAACGAGTCGTTGCGCCACGCGCCGTTCGGCGAGTCCTTCGCCGGGCGACGCAGCCCACCCAGACCCGCGAGGTGGCGGTACTGGACACCCGCCGACG contains:
- a CDS encoding NAD(P)H-dependent flavin oxidoreductase; this encodes MNPTTHWSPSMGLEVPIVNAPMGGVAGGALAAAVSRAGGLGMIGMGSAATTSTLREQLGLLDGLDRPFGIGLIGWRVRDEPALLTTALEAGPALLSVSFGDDDSWIARAHAAGCTTAVQVADLDAASRAADAGIDVLVARGAEGGGHGKPKVATLALLAEILDRVGVPALAAGGIASARALAAVLAAGAAGAWIGTAFAACRESLLPDAARRAMIDAQATDTVVTRAFDVAFGYPWPADTPERLLRNAFTDEWDGREHAIDGAAREALRTAITRHDYRMAPVNAGQGVSEVTAVEPAAAVIDRLCGRQPSGG
- a CDS encoding DUF488 domain-containing protein; translated protein: MTTVFTVGHSTRPLDEFVALLRGFDVEVLVDIRTVPKSRRNPQYHQDALAVSLPSAGVQYRHLAGLGGLRRPAKDSPNGAWRNDSFRGYADYMGSPAFEDALEELIGLTTESVTAIMCAEAVYWRCHRSLVADALLVRGVDVRHIMARGSAKPARLTPFARVDGTRIVYPPEG